From the genome of Vigna angularis cultivar LongXiaoDou No.4 chromosome 11, ASM1680809v1, whole genome shotgun sequence, one region includes:
- the LOC108334386 gene encoding NAC domain-containing protein 72, with protein MGVPEKDPLAQLSLPPGFRFYPTDEELLVQYLCRKVAGHHFSLPIIAEIDLYKFDPWVLPSKAIFGEKEWYFFSPRDRKYPNGSRPNRVAGSGYWKATGTDKIITTEGRKVGIKKALVFYVGKAPKGTKTNWIMHEYRLLDSSRKTTGTKLDDWVLCRIYKKNSSAQKAAQNGVVSSREHTQYSNGSSSSSSSHLDDVLESLPTIDERCFAMPRVSTMQAQQEEKVSVHQNLGAGGLVDWANPAVLNSVGDFVSGNNQVVQEHTQGMVNYGGCNDLYVPTFCHVESTLPQKMEEEVQSGVRSQNNNNPWFLQNDYTQGYQNPVDTCGFKFPVQPVGFGFRQ; from the exons ATGGGAGTTCCAGAGAAAGATCCTCTTGCCCAGTTGAGTCTACCACCTGGTTTTCGGTTCTACCCCACCGACGAGGAGCTTCTCGTTCAGTATCTCTGCCGCAAGGTCGCCGGCCACCATTTCTCTCTCCCAATCATTGCTGAAATTGATTTGTACAAGTTCGACCCATGGGTTCTCCCAA GCAAGGCGATTTTCGGGGAGAAAGAGTGGTACTTTTTCAGCCCTCGAGACAGGAAGTACCCAAACGGGTCTCGACCCAACAGAGTAGCCGGGTCGGGGTATTGGAAAGCCACCGGAACCGACAAGATCATCACCACCGAGGGTAGAAAAGTTGGCATAAAAAAAGCTCTGGTCTTTTACGTTGGCAAAGCTCCTAAAGGCACCAAAACCAATTGGATCATGCACGAGTATCGCCTCCTTGACTCTTCCCGAAAGACCACCGGAACCAAg CTGGACGATTGGGTTCTGTGTCGTATATACAAGAAGAACTCGAGTGCACAGAAGGCGGCGCAGAACGGCGTCGTTTCGAGCAGGGAACACACTCAATACAGCAACGGTTCGTCGTCGTCGTCTTCGTCCCATCTGGACGACGTTCTGGAATCGCTGCCGACGATCGACGAACGATGTTTCGCGATGCCACGTGTCAGTACGATGCAGGCACAGCAGGAGGAGAAGGTGAGCGTTCATCAGAACCTGGGTGCGGGAGGGTTGGTGGATTGGGCCAACCCTGCGGTTCTGAATTCGGTGGGTGATTTCGTTTCGGGGAATAATCAAGTGGTGCAGGAGCACACGCAGGGGATGGTGAACTACGGCGGGTGCAATGACCTTTATGTCCCCACCTTCTGCCACGTGGAGTCTACGCTTCCGCAAAAGATGGAGGAAGAGGTGCAAAGCGGCGTGAGAAGCCAAAACAACAATAACCCGTGGTTTCTTCAGAACGATTATACGCAGGGGTATCAGAACCCGGTGGACACGTGTGGGTTTAAGTTCCCGGTTCAGCCGGTGGGATTCGGGTTCAGGCAATGA